A genome region from Nitrospira sp. includes the following:
- the gmd gene encoding GDP-mannose 4,6-dehydratase, which yields MKKALITGISGQDGSYLAEVLLAKGYEVHGIVRRSSSLNTARIDGIYQDPHVPEARLRLVYGDLNDASSLNRILRTIQPDEIYNLGAQSHVRVSFDVPEYTAEVTALGAVRLLEAIRESGIKPKFYQASSSEMFGKVQEIPQRESTPFYPRSPYGAAKVYAHWITVNYREAYDLFACSGILFNHESPRRGETFVTRKITRAAARIKLGVQKELYLGNLDAKRDWGFAGDYVQAMWMMLQADQPDDYVIATGETHTVREFLDRAFGHLDMDWQQYVKIDPRYYRPTEVDLLIGDAAKAKRVLGWEPKVSFQELVTMMVDADLRAERQTLEGTKGVPR from the coding sequence AAGGCTACGAGGTCCATGGTATTGTTCGTCGCTCTAGTTCCTTAAACACAGCTCGCATCGACGGCATCTATCAAGATCCGCACGTGCCGGAAGCGCGGTTGCGGCTCGTCTACGGAGATCTCAACGACGCCAGTTCGCTCAATCGGATTCTGCGCACGATTCAACCGGATGAAATTTACAATTTAGGGGCACAGAGTCACGTACGAGTCAGTTTCGACGTTCCGGAATATACCGCCGAGGTCACAGCGCTCGGAGCCGTTCGCCTCCTGGAAGCCATCAGAGAGTCCGGGATCAAACCCAAGTTTTATCAGGCTTCCTCCAGCGAAATGTTCGGCAAGGTGCAGGAGATTCCGCAACGGGAAAGCACCCCGTTTTACCCGCGCAGCCCGTACGGCGCCGCCAAGGTGTACGCCCACTGGATTACCGTCAATTACCGTGAAGCCTACGATCTGTTTGCTTGCAGCGGCATTCTGTTCAACCACGAATCCCCGCGACGCGGCGAGACGTTCGTGACCAGAAAAATCACGCGGGCTGCGGCTAGAATTAAATTGGGCGTACAGAAAGAGTTGTACCTCGGCAATCTCGACGCCAAGCGCGACTGGGGGTTCGCCGGTGACTACGTACAGGCCATGTGGATGATGCTGCAAGCCGACCAGCCGGATGACTATGTGATTGCAACGGGTGAGACGCATACGGTGAGAGAATTTCTCGACCGCGCGTTTGGCCACCTCGATATGGACTGGCAACAATACGTCAAAATCGACCCGCGCTACTACCGTCCCACGGAAGTCGATCTCTTGATCGGCGATGCCGCGAAGGCCAAGCGAGTATTAGGATGGGAACCGAAAGTGTCGTTTCAAGAGTTGGTGACCATGATGGTGGACGCGGATCTGCGAGCGGAGCGACAGACGCTGGAGGGAACGAAGGGAGTGCCGCGCTAG
- a CDS encoding glycosyltransferase family 4 protein, whose product MSRKAKPDYSRVAMLCKGDDGYGVASVIKLYACHAPDIHFVCMGPGAMLEWLQQNGNRVHLVEGLSSFTATSSARTLMQLPSVLLKANRSAEVLDKLFQQLDIRVVHAHWLPQHIIAGHMRRRGYASVWHIHGNMNHARMFGLGRKLNHLLAKWGAALLIPVSDFIGANWKGAGVPIRVIHNAAPKLFEGPNERGDDNFRCIIAGRLTEDKGHHLAIQAVLNARAAGYDVSLDVFGGPLDGNPYYDDLKRLVSQANAADCIRFMGFSDTLREHHQLYDLGLQCRISPEPCSMWACETLLDGLPLIAADAGGTAELIEDEVTGLLFKSGDVSDLTSKLLTLIGNRARLRMMRHAAYERGQRLFGIERFISETYDAYAASFSPSS is encoded by the coding sequence GTGTCTCGGAAAGCAAAACCCGATTACAGCCGTGTGGCGATGTTGTGCAAGGGAGATGACGGGTATGGGGTGGCCTCCGTCATAAAGCTATATGCCTGTCATGCGCCGGATATTCATTTTGTGTGCATGGGACCAGGAGCCATGCTGGAATGGCTGCAACAAAACGGCAACCGAGTCCACTTGGTAGAGGGGTTGTCGAGTTTCACGGCCACCAGTTCAGCTCGCACGCTCATGCAATTGCCATCGGTCCTACTCAAGGCAAACCGGTCCGCGGAAGTTTTGGACAAGTTGTTTCAACAACTGGACATACGTGTTGTGCATGCCCATTGGCTTCCGCAACATATCATTGCAGGGCATATGCGGCGGAGAGGTTACGCCTCAGTCTGGCACATCCATGGGAACATGAACCACGCGCGCATGTTCGGCTTAGGCAGGAAACTCAACCACCTTCTGGCAAAATGGGGAGCGGCCCTTTTGATTCCGGTGAGTGACTTTATTGGAGCCAACTGGAAAGGCGCAGGTGTCCCCATACGCGTCATTCACAACGCAGCGCCCAAACTGTTCGAAGGTCCTAATGAACGAGGAGACGACAACTTTCGCTGTATCATCGCCGGGCGTCTGACGGAAGATAAAGGACACCACTTGGCGATTCAAGCCGTCTTGAATGCAAGAGCTGCGGGATACGACGTCAGCCTCGACGTGTTCGGAGGACCTCTCGATGGGAATCCGTATTATGACGACTTGAAACGTCTGGTGAGTCAAGCGAATGCGGCGGACTGCATTCGCTTCATGGGATTTTCTGATACTCTCAGGGAGCACCATCAATTGTATGATCTCGGTCTGCAATGTCGGATCAGCCCCGAACCCTGCAGCATGTGGGCCTGTGAAACGCTGCTGGATGGCCTCCCGCTAATCGCGGCCGATGCCGGCGGGACGGCAGAACTGATCGAGGATGAGGTCACCGGATTGCTTTTCAAGAGTGGTGACGTCAGCGACCTTACCTCCAAGCTGCTGACGTTAATTGGGAATCGCGCCCGCCTCCGTATGATGCGGCATGCGGCCTATGAACGCGGGCAACGACTATTCGGAATCGAACGGTTCATCTCGGAAACCTACGATGCCTACGCCGCATCGTTCTCCCCATCGAGCTAA
- a CDS encoding GDP-L-fucose synthase: protein MTSFFSNKRVVVTGGAGFLGSVVVAQLRQQGCRDIWVPRSQDYDLVQMEAVQRLYDDAAPDVVVHLAARVGGIGANQANAGRFFYDNLMMGTQLMEVGRQRGLEKFVALATICAYPKYTPVPFREEDLWAGYPEETNAPYGLAKKMMLVQAQAYRQQYGFNAIVLFPVNLYGPGDNFDMHTSHVIPALIRKCVEAKARGTEQVVLWGDGSPSREFLYVDDAARAILLAAEHYNGDEPVNIGTGEEITIQNLAHLIADEVGFKGELLWDTSKPNGQPRRCLDTRQAKQLFGFEAETRLREGIRGTVAWFHTNRESFREVTF from the coding sequence ATGACATCTTTTTTCTCAAACAAACGCGTCGTCGTAACCGGAGGCGCCGGATTCCTGGGCTCAGTGGTCGTCGCACAACTTCGGCAGCAGGGGTGCCGGGACATCTGGGTACCGAGAAGTCAGGATTACGATCTCGTCCAGATGGAAGCCGTGCAGCGACTCTACGACGATGCGGCACCCGACGTGGTGGTGCACTTGGCGGCACGGGTCGGAGGCATTGGTGCCAATCAAGCCAATGCGGGGCGCTTCTTCTACGACAACCTGATGATGGGCACGCAATTGATGGAAGTGGGACGGCAGCGAGGCCTGGAAAAGTTCGTCGCGCTTGCCACCATCTGTGCCTATCCCAAATATACTCCCGTCCCATTCCGCGAAGAAGATCTGTGGGCCGGATACCCGGAAGAGACCAATGCGCCCTATGGCCTGGCCAAGAAAATGATGCTAGTCCAGGCTCAAGCCTACCGGCAGCAATACGGGTTTAACGCCATCGTACTCTTTCCGGTGAACCTCTATGGTCCCGGCGACAACTTCGACATGCACACCTCGCATGTCATTCCGGCCCTCATCCGCAAGTGTGTCGAGGCGAAGGCACGAGGAACAGAGCAGGTGGTGTTGTGGGGCGACGGCTCGCCCTCGCGAGAGTTTCTCTATGTGGATGATGCGGCGCGTGCCATTCTGTTAGCGGCCGAGCATTACAATGGCGACGAGCCGGTGAACATCGGGACGGGCGAAGAAATCACGATTCAGAACTTGGCACATCTGATCGCCGACGAGGTAGGCTTCAAGGGCGAGCTTCTGTGGGACACCAGCAAACCCAATGGCCAACCGCGCCGATGTTTGGATACCAGGCAGGCGAAACAGTTGTTCGGGTTTGAGGCGGAGACGAGATTGCGCGAGGGAATACGGGGAACAGTTGCCTGGTTCCATACCAACCGAGAGTCATTTCGTGAGGTCACATTCTAG
- a CDS encoding four helix bundle protein, producing the protein MEGGEKRFAQSERYIFPFERLEVWQESIELADVVLGLLERIPPNRHLRIVSQLKGAVTSIAQNIAEGKGRQHKKEFLQYLSIAQGSLYETVTLTEVFHRNKLFDEMEYVQIRGKTEQIDRKLNGLMNSVRGKKRGERV; encoded by the coding sequence ATGGAGGGAGGGGAAAAACGCTTCGCACAGTCTGAACGATACATCTTCCCTTTCGAAAGACTTGAGGTGTGGCAAGAGTCCATCGAATTGGCGGATGTTGTACTGGGATTGCTGGAACGTATTCCTCCGAATAGGCACCTGAGGATCGTGTCTCAATTAAAGGGAGCTGTCACTTCAATTGCGCAAAACATTGCGGAAGGAAAAGGGCGGCAGCATAAGAAAGAATTTCTTCAGTATTTGAGTATTGCCCAAGGATCGCTCTATGAGACGGTCACGTTGACCGAAGTATTCCACAGAAACAAACTTTTTGACGAAATGGAATACGTGCAAATTCGTGGTAAGACGGAACAGATCGATCGAAAGCTCAATGGATTGATGAATTCGGTAAGGGGAAAGAAACGTGGAGAGAGGGTGTGA